The Choloepus didactylus isolate mChoDid1 chromosome 15, mChoDid1.pri, whole genome shotgun sequence genome segment ACTCAGACAGACCAATGAAAGATGACGATCCCTGTGTTCTCTCACTGTTGCTCTTTACCATATTACCCTATTTTAGTTTGTGCAACTTACTATACTCTGAAATCATCTTATTAACCAGGTTACATCTTATTAACCTTGAAATCATTGTTTCACATAGTCAGGGATGGGTTCAGACCAGTCTACTGCTGTAGCCCCAGTTTGCAGCAAGGGGCCCAGCACAGAACAGGGGACTCAACCAACATTTAGAGCAGTGAATAAAATCATCTTCCCACATTCTAATTGCCTGCATAAAGCATTCTTCCCCTTTATTGAGTCTGGCATGGTTACGTCACACAGATTTGGGTAGCAACCCCTGAGGCCTCAGTCCAGGGCCCCCTTCCCATCTGTATCCCCTCCCTTCATACCAGTCCCAGCTCCTGTCATGTTAGTGGCCTTCTTGTGTCTACAACTCTTCCCACTAGCCAATGAGAATGAATAGACAGACAGGTAACTAAGAGAGGTACAAGCTTTTAATTGCCAGAATCCATAGCCTACCCTGGGTTGTTGTCATCAATCAGGCTGTGCTCAGGATTTCACAGTCCATCCTGCAATGAGGATGGGGCCAGGGAGCTAgggaagaagaagagaggggTTAGCCAGGGAAAGCTGGGTAAGGGGATGAGGGGCTAAATTTCAACCACAACATAGGCTCCTTTGTCTACCACCCGGTCCCCTATGAGCAGTGGAGCTCAGATGCAGAAAGACGTAGACCAAAGGCCCTTCCTCTTTCCACACCAGCAGTCCAAGGACACCAGGGCCTGAATTGGGATCTGACCTGTTCTGGCATCCTTTTGCATTCTGTTGTCCTGCAGGGAGCCATGGCAAGCTTGCATCTCCAGCAAGTTGTGGGCCATTGGCCTTGAGAAGATATGGTATGAATAGTCGGTGAGACCTAGCTCTCAGCCTCTCTTCCCACTTGCCTGTCCATCTATCCTATTCCTCACTTATCCCTTCTCTTGCCATAGAGTCCTCAGTATTCTTCTCCTGGGGCCAGGTCAGCTGCTGGGGCTTATCCAGAAGATCCAGGTGGAGGGGCAGATCCTATGGTGGCTCTGCCTCAGCCTCAGGGACACCCTGCAGGGTGTATAGAAGCTGGAGAAAGGCCTGGTGCCTGTGATGAAGAGGTGGGTATGAGGTAAAGGAATTCAACTGGACCACCGGGACTTGGAAGGCATGCTGCCAACCTGACCTCTGCAGCTTTTCCCGCTCCTGCCCTGCCTGCTGCTTTAGGACACCAAGTTCGTGATACAGCCGTTCAACCTCCTGATGAGTTTCTGCCTGACGCGTCCTCACTTCTGCCGAAACCTCTGCCAGATGCTGCAGATGCTTCTCCTGCCAGGTATGAGGGTAAGGGCATGGCTCATCAGGTGCTGAGGTTTTAGAGCCATTTCCCCAACCCCTCCATCCTAGACCCAGCTCAGGGCTAAGGCCACAGAGGGAAAGAGACCCTGCTCATTTGGAGCAGGAACAGGGaactggaaagaaggaagggtcAGGATGAGCTGTTCCAGGGTAAGATGTTATGGAGGGAAGAAGCACAAGGATTAAGACAACCCTTACATAGTatgctatgtgccaggtattcTTTTAAGCACCTTCTGTAATGATAACTTACTTAATCCTCTAACATCTCTATAGGATAGATGGCACTATTGTCttctatttcacagatgaagaaacagataaacagaaagtTAGGTAACCTGCCTAAGGTCATGTAGTGGTAAGTGGTGCTGAGATTCAAGCCCATGCCAGTAACTACACTGTACCACCTTACATGAGAAAACAAGACGAAGGTTTTCTGGGCAGACGACAGACTACTCAATGGCATGGTGATGGGGAGGGATACTGTCCTAGGGCGCCAACCTACCTGTTGCAACTGCCACTTCTTCCGGGCTGTTTTGAGTTTCTCCATGGCCACTTGCTTCTGTGGGTAAGCAAGGCAGTGAGGCGAGGACAGGGGAAGAGTATTTTTCTGGTTGGATTTTGGGAGAAGTAGATCCAACCCAGTTGCTcatcctttccctcctcctctgcctGCCTTCTCCAATCCCTACCCAAAGTCCCTAAATGGACCTTTGCTTGGAGCTGTTCAAGGGCCTCCTGGAGCCATGCCCGCTTCCTCTGGGCCTCCTCCAATTGAGGCAGAGCCTGGGACAAGGCACTTGTGATGGCCTCCACATGCTCTTGGTAGGTAGCCCTCAGCTCTTTCCAATGTTCTTTGGCTGCAATTGCTTCCTGCCCTGAAATGAGCCACCAGGAATGAGGGTATGGGTGAGGCAGGTCTCAGCCTTCCAATTAGCCAAACAGCTGACCCAAATGAAGTCTCCCTTCTTTCCCGATTTAGGCCAGCTCCTATCTCAACTCCCTGTCTACTCACGGCTCATGTCTTCAGAAGCCAAAGGGTCCAGGCCCTCGGCAGCGTCTGCATGCACCAGGAAGTTCTGCAGGAAGTCTGCTACCTGCAGTTGGCTGCAAAGCAGCTTGTCCTTCTTCCGGGAGTCCTGTTCAGAAGAAGTGCAGAGGCAAGGAGCATCCTCATCTGCTTGCACTATAGGCCAACAAGGCTGCTGCCCATCCTCTCACCATCAGTGCTGCCCACTATCTCCGTAGGACCCAAGACCAGCCCCTGGATTCCAAAAGACTGGCTCTTGTACCTACCATCTTGTACATACCATCACAAACTCAGCCAGGATCTGGGCAGGCACCTCTGCTTCCTCCTGCAGGCCTACAGGCTCCAGGATGGCTGTCACCTTGGCCAGGGCCCTGGAAGggtagggaaacagaagcaactgCAGTCTCATGGGGGTGCCAGTTCTGGAGAACAtgtgcatacatgcacacatgtggGTGTGTCAATGCTGAGGTCCAGGGTCTACAAGTTATGGGACGCAGGCATGTTATTTGCATGGATGATATACTGAGGTAATAAGTgccatgagaaaaataaacagggCAAGGGGAATAAGGCATGGGGGTGAAGGGGCTGTAATTTTAAATGAACGTCTCACAGAGGAGAAATCATTTGAGTAGAGATCTGACAGCAGTCAGGGGGATaggcagggaaaggaaagaaCGGGCAATGCTCTGGCCATAAGGAAATCTCCTGGCAGAGAGCCCTAGTCGTGGGGTAAGATCTATGGACACCTGAGGTGAGGCACAGGACTGAATACTGGATGTCTTCAAGACAAAACAACTACTCTGACTGTGTGcctgtgtgcgcgtgtgtgtgtgctgggaCGGGAAGAAGATAGAAATGGTACTTCTAGCATGTCTCCTGGGTATGAAAGTTTTGCTGCTAGAAAGAAACAACCCACGAAGGATGTGGACGGTCGACAGAGAGAAAGCGGTTCCCCACTAAAACACACTCCTTAGGAGTGTGTGTACGTGAGGAATGACGAACAGTTCCTTCTATGCTGTCCTCCTGGAGAGGGGCAACAGTCAACCCAGGAACCTAAGACAGAGGGACGGGCGTCAGGACCACCTTCCCGCGGAGTGGAACTCCAACAAGCTGTGAAAGGGGAAGGGGCTCCACTGTACCTGGGGACCCGCGGGCCCGCAAGGTCTGCCCCGGCCCGGCCCCGATGCCCCCTAGTGGCAGGGCAAACACTCACTCTAGGGCTGCAGCCTGAGCCTCGGTCCCAGTCGCCTCCATTCTTCCCCGAGTGGCGCTTCCTCTCAGCTATCCTACTCCAACCCCTCCGGTTTGGATCCGCCGTGGACTGCGCGCCCGAGCAGACGATTGGCTCCGGCCTAAGGGGGCGGGAAGCCAGGACCGTTGTGCGCTCTGATTGGCAGGCGTGGATTCGCGCGTAGGCACGACCCGCTGTTTGACACAGGCGCAGTTGTGGctaggcctggggtgggggtgggaaacgCGCTGGTTTTGCGCCTGCGTCCGTAGGCGGTGCCCGGGACTGGGGCGGGAGTGGGTGGGCGGTGAGCTTCGCTGCGTCTGTGCGCGTTCTTCTCGCTCAACCCGGAAGAGGTTGAGCGAGAAGAATGCTAAGTTTGTGTTTTCGGGGAAACGGTCAAATTTCACTTTAAAGATTCTACTGcgaaagaaaagagaacactggAGTTGTTTTCCAAGAACCTGAATATCAGATAACGAAGGACAACCATCCTGGAGATAACGCGGAGCAAAGGTTGTGAGCTGAATACTTGTCCAGTCTTGAGAGGTTTTCCAGGAGGCATGGCAGGGAGAGGGATCCCAAACAGACCTTAGCGGACTACCTGAGGGAGGTGACAGGATGGCGCTGAAATTCTGGGGAGGTCAACGGATCCAATATTCTCTGCAGAATACACAGGAAAGCAAAGATCTGCGCAGAGCGTGAACTGGTGGTTCTGCAGAGGACTTTCTGACAATTCAGTTGAGAACTGATCTGTACTGGAGGAAACTACTTGAGGCCAGGAAAAGAACGGCTGGAAAGGTTTAAAGGTAACAGTGCCTGGAGGTCAAGCAGTGTAAGGAATAGTAACTGTTTCCACCAATCAGGCTGGAAAAGTTCATAGTCCGTGGGTCATTGGGTGGAGTATGTTGATTAGTACGGAATAATTAGCCCTAGACTGATCATTGttccttgccatctgacagatcttaaaagcaagacccaaaCGCATCAAACCGTCCTCAAATCATTTAACTATATCAAAGGTCAATAATGTttttaggaatacaaaaatatacagCTACCAATAAGGTACAGTTTACAGTGTCTGGAGTCCAATTAAAAGTTAAGAGGctaacaaaggagaaaaataaaacccttATTGTGGAGAGAAATCAGCCACCTATCTGAACTGAAACAGTTGTCAGAAATGGCATACAAGAGCATTAAGACAATTATAACTGTATTCTGTATGTTCGAAAATTTAAGGAAagctataattaaaaagacagacaatcaGGAGTGGTGAtaagaatgtggagaaaaagaaacactcaGACATTTCTCCAGGGACTGTAAAATGTTGCATCCTCTATGGTAAACAGCTTAGGAGTTCCTCAAGATGTTAAAcatagttaccatatgatccacaattccacttctaggagtatatccaagagaaatgaaaactcaggTCTACACAAAActtgtatgcaaatgttcatagcaacattattgaTGAtagacaaaaactggaaacaacccatatgcccatcaactagtgaatggattttttaaatcctttttttttttttaaagtggcatatccatacaatgaatattTGGCAATAAAGAGAATTTGGCAATAGAAAGAAATTAAGTACTGACACAAACCAAGAGTATCATGTTTGAAAACATGCCCAGTGAAGAAAACCAAAACATGTATCATTTCATTTGTAGGAAATgtctagaaaatgcaaatctgcagagaattaaagtaTAGTAGTTGTTGCCTAGGTGGGAAGATAGGTATGGGAGGCCATGGAGAGTAACTGCTAATGTGTATCATTTGGGGGGAAGGGGActgatgaaaatattccaaaattagaTGGCAACACCCTGTGTGTATACTAAAAGCCAttcaattgtacactttaaatgggcaatgtgtatgatatgtgaatcatgcctcaataaagctgttattataAAAAGTTAGCAAAGatgtaaaacatttaataaagacacaaaacttctagagatgaaaattacAATGTTATACATGAAATTAGATGGGATTAACAGCAGAGGAggcattgcagaagaaaagattaggaaACTTGGAAATATATCCCTAGATACTGCCCAATTCAAATcgcatagaaaaaaattaaaaacaaaaataaacatagcATCAGTGAGCTGTGGGACTACTTCTAACAACCTAGTATACCTTTAAATGGAATCCCTGATGTGAAAGCCAGGGAAGAGGAAAAAACATATTTAAGTAATAATAAGGGAAAACTACAAATTAATTGAAATCTGTAAAtccacatatccaagaagctcaacaaagaAAAAGCTAAAGAATATTATACCAAAACATACCATAATTGCATAGCTGTAAAGCAGtagcaaagaaaattatagaagcAGCTAGAGGAAAAAGGTTACATACAGATGAACAAAATTAAGGACTATGGTAAATTTCATGTTGGAAACAGTGCAATGGACAAGACAGCGCAGCAACATCTTTAAGTACTGTGATAAAAATGAGTCAACCTATATCTCTATATATCCAGCAAACATATCTTTCAATAATGAAGACCAAGTAGGAAATATCTCTCTCAAAACTTACACTTAATCATATTAATAATAAGAtcaaatataaatggctaaataTACAAAAGGGAGAGATTGGCCACAATGGATACAAAAGCAAAACTCAACTATATTTTGCACCACAGAATTGCactaaatataaaaacacagatacaataaaagaatggaaaaatataccatgccaaCACTAATAAAAAGAATGCCAGAGTGAATACATATATCATACACTcacacagatatatatagatacagatatatatgAAGAGTAGGTAGAAAAGTATATGGTAGATTGAACTATGTACCCAATAATTTAGACCTGTTCTAAAttagacatgttcttagtctttATCTgtatccctgtgggtgtgaacccattgtaaataggaccttttgaagatgttactgttttagttaaggagtggcccaattgaatgagggtgggctttaatcagattactgaagtcctttattagcagaagaaattcagacaaagtaAGAGAAAGCCAACAGGAAGGAGCTGGAAGTCCAAAGTCaaagaacctggaaaagaaaagagaggatgtTGCCATGTGATGCAAGGATACAAGCCAAAGATCCccagggatcactggcagccagcgcCAGAAAGTTAAAggctttgaggagaaagcatcagtttcctcaatttttgaattttcctaGCCTGAAAaccgtgaaccaataaattcccattgtttaagccaaccattgtatggtatttatcatagcagcctggcaaactaagacagggtaTATAGAGGAAATAGTATtaccagaaacaaagaaagtgattttataaagaagacattaatcAAGTGTGTTTAACAATCAGAGATGTTATGCACTTAGGAGAAGTTCTTCAAATTGGACAAATCAAAAACTGAttgaactgcaaggagaaatagataaattccATTCTTATAGTCAGATATTGCCAGTAAGTCTCTCACAGTAATTGAGAGAGCACTACACCTAACAACAGTGGAATATTCATTCTTCAAACTGTACACGCAACAGTCAGTAGGTGAGCCAATATTATGGCTAataaaacaaaccttaacaaTTCTAAGTGAATAAAACTATACAAAGAATGTTTTCTATCTGAAATGGAACTAGTCTCCTCTTACTTGACTTTGAACATCATTACATACTTCACTGGagctgtcattttttgttttattttcaatctaGTTAACTCTTAATCTTTCTTCAAATGTCTGATCAAGTTTCTTAATCATGAACAAGCCTTCCTTCACCTTATGCCTATGTAAATCCCCTTCACAGGCTCCCAAAACTCTATGGACTTTTCAATTTTCGCACAGTTGCATTTTTACATTTGATCATAGAATTGTTTGATTGATATCTTTCTCCATTTCTAATAAGCAAGCTTATTGAGGGCAAGGGTTAGAATACATTTCCTTATTATTGCATGGCTaatagtaagcacttaataataactttttattataCATGTTGTATGAGGGGCAAGGCCTTAGTAGTCACTTTAAGGATGCTGGTTTTATCTGAAGAGTAATAAAAAGATGTTGAAAAGTTTTTAGTAATTAGACGTCAAGCCAGATTTCAGTATGGAAAAGTTGAGGCTGGGTCTTAGATGGAAAAAATGACCAGGAAATTATGGTAGTAGTTTTTCCATTACCCATAGTGATAAATGAGAATATGTTTGGCATCTATCATTCTGATAGGTGAAATGGCAGTGGAGATAGAAATAACTGCATGTATTTACATGGAATAATCCACTGAGTTTATGATTGATGGGATCTGGATATCTTGACATTGTTAACCTATGTATCAAATAGGATACCTAGGTTTCTGACTTTACCACTGGATGAGATTCCAACAATGATTCTTGAAAGAGAATTCTGTTTGGGAGTGACAGGGGAAGATCATTAATTTCTTTCTGTTGACCTACCAGTTCAAGGTGCTTTTATTTGTCCAagtggatatttttaaaagatacttggACAAATAAGTTTTGAACTTGGAAGAAAGATCAAAACTTTCTTGATGTATGTATCTGTCTATGTATAGGCAATTAAAGCCATGGAGACGGGTGCACTTTCCTAGATGGGTATTATAGAGTGAAAAGATTGGCAGAACAATCCTTGAGTAACTCTGACCTGTTATGGATTTGTGAAGGAAGGATGAGCTTGGTATAAAAAGTGGCTACAgtagtaagagaaaaaaaaaaaaatcaaccaagtATGGTATAGTGTAGACAAGGGAAGAGAGGGTTTCCAAAATGTGAATGGTCACCATGCCAACTCATACTGAGAAGTCTAATAAGATGAGATGGAATTATTGATTGCAGTAAGGAACATGAAGATTATAATATTTTGTGAGATATGTGTGATAAGATTAGAGCATAAAAGAACTATTGTATAGAGCAAATATAGAGCAGAATGCATAGAAGCATTGTATAGAGCAaagtgaagaaatggagatgtaacATATAAAGTTCTTAGAATTTATTAGAATACAGTTATGCTGATACTCAAATCAGTAATTTTcactaattaaaattttaatactgtCCATTGCAATCTGTATCATATATATCTAATCTATAGAGAAATGCTTTCCTTATGCTTTCCATGTAAGACCATTACATACGTGACCATTAAGAATTATTTCTGCTTgatgtatctattttttaattctttctgtatattctagatatataatatgagaaaataaatgacactTTTTAAAAGGCACATTTGATTAAGGTAGCAAGAATTGGCTTTATCAATCCCTTTACTTTTGAGGATTTATGttcctttgatttatttatcACAAATTCCCATGGGAATATCACCTTTTGTATAAGATACTTTCCAAATGTATTCAATGATCTCACAATTGACCCCTAATTTGAATATCATTAGGGTAAACTGAAGATCAAGTCAATAAAAggccaggcaaaaaaaaaaaaaaacaaaacataatgacATGCTACAAAGTGATCCCAATCCTAAAGTCCTAGGACTTTAGACATCACTCTGCATAAATTTGTCAGCTCTGTTTAACTTACATTTGGCACTGACTTGGAGAGATCCGACTTGGGATTTTAATGAAAATTGCTACAGGCCAATTTAAAAAGCatgattctgtttcttctttttctgtgttgTCTAAACTGTGGCCATTGGCTACATGTGGCTgctcaaattaattaaaattaaataaaattaaaaattcaggttTTTGGTCATACCAACTACATTTCAGTGCTCACCAGTCTAGTGACTACCACACTCAACAATGCAgattatagaatattttcatccaCAAAAAGTTCAGTTAAACAGTGTTGCTCAAATAGTCATCTAGGTGCATTAGAAATGCATAACCTGTATTTTCTGTACAAagaatttacatttatattcatttaaacatacccaaaagggcaaaaaaaaaaaaaatccaaaagttaAAATAGTCACATTTATAGTATTAAAGTTGTAGATGTATACATTGTATATGTTTATAAATGTAAACGGGGCTTGTGTGCAGTGCTAAAACTCTAACAGCCTCCATAAATTATACACAGAAATTCCGTGTTCTTCATCCAGTCTTCCTCTGTTGCAAAAAAATATTAGCAGAAACAGCAGGGATGTAAAGAGATTTCTTTTAAGCATATAATTGATATTGGCACTTTGTTTTTACTAAGATGGAGACATCCACTCGAAGTCcttg includes the following:
- the LOC119510574 gene encoding LOW QUALITY PROTEIN: ZW10 interactor-like (The sequence of the model RefSeq protein was modified relative to this genomic sequence to represent the inferred CDS: substituted 1 base at 1 genomic stop codon), translated to MEATGTEAQAAALEALAKVTAILEPVGLQEEAEVPAQILAEFVMDSRKKDKLLCSQLQVADFLQNFLVHADAAEGLDPLASEDMSRQEAIAAKEHWKELRATYQEHVEAITSALSQALPQLEEAQRKRAWLQEALEQLQAKKQVAMEKLKTARKKWQLQQEKHLQHLAEVSAEVRTRQAETHQEVERLYHELGVLKQQAGQEREKLQRSGWQHAFQVPVVQLNSFTSYPPLHHRHQAFLQLLYTLQGVPEAEAEPPXDLPLHLDLLDKPQQLTWPQEKNTEDSMAREGANGPQLAGDASLPWLPAGQQNAKGCQNSSLAPSSLQDGL